One Acanthopagrus latus isolate v.2019 chromosome 12, fAcaLat1.1, whole genome shotgun sequence genomic region harbors:
- the LOC119030177 gene encoding stonustoxin subunit beta-like isoform X1, protein MHQWSLLLLLGTLLMDALKSEPGHEPDSVSEVPMPRLQGLRTKDSGVKVLLAGLKDPHWRLDTLRLEPCGLRWLTPGLRKYSCELTLDPNTVNKKIKLSDNNSKVSHVDEEQSYPDHPDRFDWCQLMCRDGLTGRCYWEVEWKGRLHIALTYRGINRRGSGYDCLFGWNDQSWCLTCSKGCYSVCHNNKRTSISISSSSSSSSSSSSSSISCRVAVYVDYPAGTLSFYGVSSDTLIHLHTFKSTFTEPLYPGFGFWSDRSGSSLSLCSS, encoded by the exons TCAATGGAGCCTCCTCTTGCTTTTAGGCACACTGCTGATGGACG CTCTGAAATCTGAACCTGGACATGAACCAGATTCAGTTTCTGAGGTCCCAATGCCAAGGTTGCAGGGTCTAAGGACTAAGGATTCTGGAGTGAAGGTGCTGTTGGCTGGATTGAAAGATCCACACTGGAGACTGGACACACTCAG GTTGGAGCCCTGTGGACTGCGATGGTTAACACCGGGCCTGAGgaagt ATTCCTGTGAACTCACGCTCGACccaaacacagtaaacaaaaagaTCAAACTGTCCGACAACAATAGCAAGGTGTCCCATGTGGATGAGGAGCAGTCATATCCTGATCATCCGGACAGATTTGACTGGTGTCAGCTGATGTGTAGAGATGGTCTGACTGGTCGTTGCTACTGGGAGGTTGAGTGGAAAGGAAGACTTCATATAGCTCTTACTTACAGAGGAATTAACAGGAGAGGGAGTGGATATGACTGTCTCTTTGGATGGAATGATCAGTCCTGGTGTCTGACCTGCTCCAAGGGTTGTTACTCTGTCTGTCACAACAATAAAAGAACATCaatctccatctcctcctcctcctcctcctcttcttcctcttcttcctcttccatctcttgcagagtagcagtgtatgtggactATCCTGCTGGCACCCTATCCTTTTATGGAGTCTCCTCTGACacactgatccacctccacaccttcaagAGCACTTTCACCGAACCTCTTTATCCTGGGTTTGGGTTCTGGTCTGACAGGTCTGGTtcctcactgtctctgtgttCCTCGTAG